From the Oncorhynchus nerka isolate Pitt River linkage group LG20, Oner_Uvic_2.0, whole genome shotgun sequence genome, one window contains:
- the LOC115102117 gene encoding transcription initiation factor TFIID subunit 4-like isoform X1 produces MAAGSDLLDDVFFNTEVDEKVVSDLVGSLESELTGSGRGKSSVRVQAAANHIDNSAVGRNSNFQDSEMGLSQELAKPGTGVPGGVINSRRSQGSTMYAAVGTTAVGSSMTAGHSPSKTGAVSGVITEVPDHGAGTRKTGAAGVQTLNGRSVVINSHNSGNVAALVNSASSTVPAVAVVNNGPSSVVKGNVVLPSTSSTVIQTPLMHNAVTSTVISSQLSVLNSVPTVTLVRPPMQPLGTVTAQSGSNNTVLIRSVNVAHPASSEAQINTLESPKTTTQTTSEVTGPSVIGKSLVLQNVRTSIPSTIAACPGGIKAIAPQVFSPRLPQPQQNASNIKNIQLPPGMVLVRSESGQLLMIHQQTLAQMQSQSQSAMTPRAATPTSTPPVQITSVQAPGTPMMSRQVTPTTTITKQGSTAQTTVQATTTLQRPPVLQQNTIMLGGAAATSGQAPVQPCSAAVTHRAGTPGTPGAPTVVSTMEILENVKKCKNFLSTLIKLASSGKQSSETTANVKELVKSLLESKIEAEDFTSRLYRELNSSPQPYLVPFLKRSLPALRQMTPDSAAFIQQSQLPHTGAQPAAPSKALTAAVLGGTSTAQNSRLNSSSPGAKGTMHQSPVISLAQTPHSKPGLMVPQQQGAMGRPQVTLAQSPMVTLRGQPHSHIIMGQPQVVRQLQTVPVVKQALAPGAKVTLGPQSMLSVVLKNRQKEAGGGTFKDDDDINDVASMAGVNLSEESARILATNSELVGMVTRSCKDEAFLYTSSLTQRVHEIGGRLGVTDLGPEVISYVSHATQHRLQNLLEKLTVVAQQKSITFKEEDKCEQVSDVRAQLKFFEQLDQMEKQRKEEQEREILMKAAKSRSRQEDPEQLRLKQKAKEMQQQELNQIRQKEANMTALAAIGPRKKRKMNSPVSGTGAEDLCSGPSPSGGYSSGGSRPQRQRITRVNLRDLLFCLENERETSRSHLLYKGLLK; encoded by the exons ATGGCGGCGGGCTCCGATTTACTGGATGATGTTTTCTTCAACACAGAGGTGGACGAGAAAGTAGTTAGTGATCTAGTTGGGTCTTTGGAGTCTGAGCTCACGGGATCGGGTCGTGGAAAGTCTTCAGTTAGGGTCCAGGCTGCAGCAAATCACATTGACAACTCAGCTGTAGGTCGCAATTCCAATTTCCAGGACAGCGAAATGGGACTTTCACAAGAGCTTGCTAAACCAG GGACTGGCGTGCCAGGGGGGGTCATTAATAGTAGGAGGTCCCAGGGTTCAACCATGTATGCTGCGGTCGGGACAACGGCGGTGGGATCGAGCATGACAGCCGGGCACAGTCCGAGCAAGACTGGGGCAGTCAGTGGTGTGATAACGGAGGTTCCCGATCACGGAGCTGGGACCAGAAAAACTGGGGCGGCTGGTGTACAAACTTTAAATGGAAGGAGCGTTGTGATAAACTCTCATAATTCAGGAAATGTTGCCGCTTTGGTGAACTCGGCAAGCAGCACTGTGCCCGCCGTCGCGGTTGTCAACAACGGACCGAGCTCCGTAGTCAAAGGAAACGTAGTCTTACCCTCAACTTCCAGCACAGTCATTCAAACACCTCTTATGCACAATGCTGTCACTTCAACTGTGATATCGTCTCAGCTGTCTGTTCTAAACAGTGTGCCCACTGTCACGCTCGTGAGGCCGCCTATGCAACCCCTCGGAACAGTCACCGCGCAGAGCGGGAGTAATAATACGGTTCTGATACGATCTGTCAACGTTGCCCACCCTGCAAGTTCAGAAGCCCAAATCAACACATTGGAGTCTCCAAAAACGACCACACAAACGACTTCAGAAGTGACCGGCCCCAGTGTTATAGGTAAAAGCCTGGTTTTACAAAATGTGAGGACCTCCATCCCATCGACTATTGCAGCCTGTCCTGGTGGGATAAAGGCGATCGCGCCACAGGTGTTCTCCCCGAGACTTCCGCAACCCCAACAAAATGCTTCAAACATCAAAAACATTCAGCTCCCTCCAG GCATGGTGCTGGTACGCAGTGAGAGTGGGCAGCTTCTGATGATCCACCAGCAGACCCTGGCCCAGATGCAATCCCAGTCCCAGAGCGCCATGACCCCACGGGCAGCCACCCCCACCAGCACTCCCCCTGTCCAGATCACTTCTgtacag GCTCCAGGGACGCCCATGATGTCCCGTCAGGTGACCCCCACCACCACAATCACTAAGCAGGGCTCCACGGCCCAGACCACCGTCCAGGCCACCACCACCCTCCAGAGGCCTCCTGTACTACAACAG AACACCATTATGCTGGGTGGAGCGGCCGCCACCTCAGGTCAGGCTCCAGTGCAGCCTTGCTCGGCAGCAGTCACCCATAGAGCAGGGACCCCTGGGACACCAGGTGCCCCCACGGTCGTTTCTACCATG gAGATCCTGGAGAATGTGAAGAAGTGTAAGAACTTCCTGTCCACGCTGATCAAACTGGCATCCAGCGGGAAGCAGTCGTCTGAGACCACAGCCAACGTCAAGGAGTTAGTCAAGAGCCTGCTG GAGAGTAAGATCGAAGCGGAGGACTTCACCAGTCGGTTATACCGGGAGCTCAACTCCTCTCCTCAGCCATATCTCGTGCCTTTCCTCAAG AGGAGTCTTCCTGCACTGCGTCAAATGACCCCAGACTCGGCAGCCTTCATCCAGCAGAGCCAGCTGCCTCACACTGGCGCCCAGCCTGCCGCCCCCTCCAAGGCCTTGACTGCTGCGGTGCTGGGGGGCACGTCCACGGCACAGAACTCCCGTCTCAACAGTAGTAGCCCTGGGGCCAAGGGTACCATGCACCAGTCTCCTGTCATCAGCCTGGCCCAGACACCTCATAGCAAGCCTGGCCTG atggtgccTCAGCAGCAGGGGGCAATGGGGAGGCCTCAGGTGACTCTGGCCCAGTCACCCATGGTTACGCTccgaggccaaccccacagtcacATCATCATGGGGCAGCCGCAGGTGGTCAGACAGCttcagacag ttccTGTAGTGAAGCAGGCTCTAGCACCAGGAGCCAAggtaacactggggccccagtcTATGCTCTCTGTAGTACTGAAGAACAGGCAGAAGGAGGCAGGCGGAGGAACCTTCAA gGATGATGATGATATAAATGACGTGGCCTCTATGGCTGGAGTCAACCTATCAGAGGAGAGTGCCCGCATTCTGGCAACCAACTCTGAGCTGGTCGGCATGGTGACTCGCTCTTGTAAAGATGAGGCCTTCCTCTACACCTCCTCACTAACCCAGAGAGTACATGAgatag GCGGGAGGTTAGGGGTGACTGACCTGGGGCCGGAGGTGATCAGTTACGTGTCCCATGCAACACAGCATCGGCTGCAAAACCTGCTGGAGAAATTGACGGTGGTGGCGCAGCAGAAAAGCATCACCTTCAAG gAGGAGGATAAGTGTGAACAGGTGAGTGACGTGCGAGCACAGCTGAAGTTCTTTGAGCAGCTGGAtcagatggagaaacagaggaaggaggagcaggagagagagatcctgATGAAGGCAGCTAAG TCTCGATCACGACAAGAGGACCCAGAGCAGCTTCGGCTTAAACAGAAGGCTAAAGAG aTGCAGCAGCAGGAACTGAATCAGATCAGGCAGAAGGAGGCCAACATGACGGCCCTGGCAGCCATCGGCCCCAGGAAGAAAAGGAAAATGAACTCCCCTGTCAGCGGAACCGGGGCTGAG GACTTGTGCTCTGGTCCCTCTCCGTCAGGTGGGTACAGTAGCGGAGGCTCCAGGCCTCAGCGCCAGCGCATCACCCGGGTTAACCTCAGGGACCTGCTCTTCTGTCTGGAAAATGAGAGGGAGACCAGCCGCTCACACCTGCTCTATAAAGGCCTCCTCAAATAA
- the LOC115102118 gene encoding protein LSM14 homolog B-like, producing MSVGTPYIGSKIGLISKALNRYEGILYTIDTVNSTVVLTKVKSFGSEGRPTDRPTPPKDDVYEYIIFRGSDIKDISLCEPPKSHHGLPQDTAIVQSSLSTSASSYNPTPGPISPYRIPSYNQLAANYLLNQQYAAALGLGGTHGPQVRRGPMVEQAVQTVPLDETGQKKGQSLSQEQRRETSRPMQRGARGSPQPQRRSGPGSGSDVQLRRTTSQANDENRPPPRRRPGARRPRNRNRGQLLVKSSMPSTLKFESDFDFDSANAQFDKEALEREMQDKLNIKETQDEGKEKPEVDTGEKTVERDPFGPKCYYDKAKSFFDNISSDHKSRRTTRAEERKLNVETFGVPGSFLRFRGGYRGRRGLGSAQRRPSQRTGRL from the exons ATGAGCGTCGGGACTCCTTATATCGGCAGTAAAATTGGCTTGATTTCCAAAGCTCTAAATCGGTATGAGGGCATCTTATACACCATCGATACCGTGAATTCGACAGTGGTGTTGACAAAAG TGAAGTCATTTGGATCAGAGGGCCGACCCACagaccggccaacccctcccaaAGACGACGTCTATGAGTACATCATATTCAGAGGAAGTGATATCAAAGACATCTCATTGTGTGAGCCTCCAAAATCCCACCATGGCCTGCCCCAGGACACTGCCATTGTGCAG TCATCACTCAGCACCTCAGCGTCCTCCTATAATCCAACTCCAGGACCAATCAGTCCCTACAGGATCCCATCTTATAACCAGCTAGCAGCAAACTATCTGCTCAACCAGCAGTATGCTGCAGCCCTTGgtttgg GTGGAACTCATGGCCCTCAAGTGAGAAGGGGTCCTATGGTGGAGCAGGCTGTCCAGACTGTGCCTCTAGATGAGACAGGGCAGAAGAAAGGCCAGAGTCTGTCTCAGGAGCAGCGCAGGGAGACCAGTAGGCCCATGCAGCGAGGTGCACGAGGGAGCCCACAGCCCCAGAGACGTTCTGGACCAGGCA GTGGCTCCGATGTACAGCTTCGGCGTACAACTTCCCAAGCCAATGACGAGAACAGGCCACCaccaaggaggagaccag GAGCTCGTAGGCCCAGGAATCGTAATCGGGGCCAGCTCCTTGTGAAGAGCTCCATGCCCAGCACCCTCAAGTTTGAGTCAGACTTCGACTTTGATTCTGCAAATGCCCAGTTCGACAAGGAAGCGCTAGAGCGGGAGATGCAGGACAAGTTGAACATCAAAG AAACAcaggatgaagggaaggagaaacCAGAAGTAGACACTGGTGAGAAGACCGTGGAGAGGGATCCATTTGGGCCCAAGTGCTACTATGACAAGGCCAAATCCTTCTTTGACAACATCTCATCAGACCATAAATCCAG ACGCACTaccagggcagaggagaggaagctGAACGTTGAGACCTTTGGGGTTCCTGGTAGCTTCCTGAGGTTCCGTGGGGGCTACCGCGGCCGCAGAGGGCTAGGGTCCGCACAGCGCCGGCCCTCCCAGCGAACTGGGAGGCTGTGA
- the LOC115102117 gene encoding transcription initiation factor TFIID subunit 4-like isoform X2, translating into MAAGSDLLDDVFFNTEVDEKVVSDLVGSLESELTGSGRGKSSVRVQAAANHIDNSAVGRNSNFQDSEMGLSQELAKPGTGVPGGVINSRRSQGSTMYAAVGTTAVGSSMTAGHSPSKTGAVSGVITEVPDHGAGTRKTGAAGVQTLNGRSVVINSHNSGNVAALVNSASSTVPAVAVVNNGPSSVVKGNVVLPSTSSTVIQTPLMHNAVTSTVISSQLSVLNSVPTVTLVRPPMQPLGTVTAQSGSNNTVLIRSVNVAHPASSEAQINTLESPKTTTQTTSEVTGPSVIGKSLVLQNVRTSIPSTIAACPGGIKAIAPQVFSPRLPQPQQNASNIKNIQLPPGMVLVRSESGQLLMIHQQTLAQMQSQSQSAMTPRAATPTSTPPVQITSVQAPGTPMMSRQVTPTTTITKQGSTAQTTVQATTTLQRPPVLQQNTIMLGGAAATSGQAPVQPCSAAVTHRAGTPGTPGAPTVVSTMEILENVKKCKNFLSTLIKLASSGKQSSETTANVKELVKSLLESKIEAEDFTSRLYRELNSSPQPYLVPFLKRSLPALRQMTPDSAAFIQQSQLPHTGAQPAAPSKALTAAVLGGTSTAQNSRLNSSSPGAKGTMHQSPVISLAQTPHSKPGLMVPQQQGAMGRPQVTLAQSPMVTLRGQPHSHIIMGQPQVVRQLQTVPVVKQALAPGAKVTLGPQSMLSVVLKNRQKEAGGGTFKDDDDINDVASMAGVNLSEESARILATNSELVGMVTRSCKDEAFLYTSSLTQRVHEIGGRLGVTDLGPEVISYVSHATQHRLQNLLEKLTVVAQQKSITFKEEDKCEQVSDVRAQLKFFEQLDQMEKQRKEEQEREILMKAAKSRSRQEDPEQLRLKQKAKEMQQQELNQIRQKEANMTALAAIGPRKKRKMNSPVSGTGAEDNDPTHIQTG; encoded by the exons ATGGCGGCGGGCTCCGATTTACTGGATGATGTTTTCTTCAACACAGAGGTGGACGAGAAAGTAGTTAGTGATCTAGTTGGGTCTTTGGAGTCTGAGCTCACGGGATCGGGTCGTGGAAAGTCTTCAGTTAGGGTCCAGGCTGCAGCAAATCACATTGACAACTCAGCTGTAGGTCGCAATTCCAATTTCCAGGACAGCGAAATGGGACTTTCACAAGAGCTTGCTAAACCAG GGACTGGCGTGCCAGGGGGGGTCATTAATAGTAGGAGGTCCCAGGGTTCAACCATGTATGCTGCGGTCGGGACAACGGCGGTGGGATCGAGCATGACAGCCGGGCACAGTCCGAGCAAGACTGGGGCAGTCAGTGGTGTGATAACGGAGGTTCCCGATCACGGAGCTGGGACCAGAAAAACTGGGGCGGCTGGTGTACAAACTTTAAATGGAAGGAGCGTTGTGATAAACTCTCATAATTCAGGAAATGTTGCCGCTTTGGTGAACTCGGCAAGCAGCACTGTGCCCGCCGTCGCGGTTGTCAACAACGGACCGAGCTCCGTAGTCAAAGGAAACGTAGTCTTACCCTCAACTTCCAGCACAGTCATTCAAACACCTCTTATGCACAATGCTGTCACTTCAACTGTGATATCGTCTCAGCTGTCTGTTCTAAACAGTGTGCCCACTGTCACGCTCGTGAGGCCGCCTATGCAACCCCTCGGAACAGTCACCGCGCAGAGCGGGAGTAATAATACGGTTCTGATACGATCTGTCAACGTTGCCCACCCTGCAAGTTCAGAAGCCCAAATCAACACATTGGAGTCTCCAAAAACGACCACACAAACGACTTCAGAAGTGACCGGCCCCAGTGTTATAGGTAAAAGCCTGGTTTTACAAAATGTGAGGACCTCCATCCCATCGACTATTGCAGCCTGTCCTGGTGGGATAAAGGCGATCGCGCCACAGGTGTTCTCCCCGAGACTTCCGCAACCCCAACAAAATGCTTCAAACATCAAAAACATTCAGCTCCCTCCAG GCATGGTGCTGGTACGCAGTGAGAGTGGGCAGCTTCTGATGATCCACCAGCAGACCCTGGCCCAGATGCAATCCCAGTCCCAGAGCGCCATGACCCCACGGGCAGCCACCCCCACCAGCACTCCCCCTGTCCAGATCACTTCTgtacag GCTCCAGGGACGCCCATGATGTCCCGTCAGGTGACCCCCACCACCACAATCACTAAGCAGGGCTCCACGGCCCAGACCACCGTCCAGGCCACCACCACCCTCCAGAGGCCTCCTGTACTACAACAG AACACCATTATGCTGGGTGGAGCGGCCGCCACCTCAGGTCAGGCTCCAGTGCAGCCTTGCTCGGCAGCAGTCACCCATAGAGCAGGGACCCCTGGGACACCAGGTGCCCCCACGGTCGTTTCTACCATG gAGATCCTGGAGAATGTGAAGAAGTGTAAGAACTTCCTGTCCACGCTGATCAAACTGGCATCCAGCGGGAAGCAGTCGTCTGAGACCACAGCCAACGTCAAGGAGTTAGTCAAGAGCCTGCTG GAGAGTAAGATCGAAGCGGAGGACTTCACCAGTCGGTTATACCGGGAGCTCAACTCCTCTCCTCAGCCATATCTCGTGCCTTTCCTCAAG AGGAGTCTTCCTGCACTGCGTCAAATGACCCCAGACTCGGCAGCCTTCATCCAGCAGAGCCAGCTGCCTCACACTGGCGCCCAGCCTGCCGCCCCCTCCAAGGCCTTGACTGCTGCGGTGCTGGGGGGCACGTCCACGGCACAGAACTCCCGTCTCAACAGTAGTAGCCCTGGGGCCAAGGGTACCATGCACCAGTCTCCTGTCATCAGCCTGGCCCAGACACCTCATAGCAAGCCTGGCCTG atggtgccTCAGCAGCAGGGGGCAATGGGGAGGCCTCAGGTGACTCTGGCCCAGTCACCCATGGTTACGCTccgaggccaaccccacagtcacATCATCATGGGGCAGCCGCAGGTGGTCAGACAGCttcagacag ttccTGTAGTGAAGCAGGCTCTAGCACCAGGAGCCAAggtaacactggggccccagtcTATGCTCTCTGTAGTACTGAAGAACAGGCAGAAGGAGGCAGGCGGAGGAACCTTCAA gGATGATGATGATATAAATGACGTGGCCTCTATGGCTGGAGTCAACCTATCAGAGGAGAGTGCCCGCATTCTGGCAACCAACTCTGAGCTGGTCGGCATGGTGACTCGCTCTTGTAAAGATGAGGCCTTCCTCTACACCTCCTCACTAACCCAGAGAGTACATGAgatag GCGGGAGGTTAGGGGTGACTGACCTGGGGCCGGAGGTGATCAGTTACGTGTCCCATGCAACACAGCATCGGCTGCAAAACCTGCTGGAGAAATTGACGGTGGTGGCGCAGCAGAAAAGCATCACCTTCAAG gAGGAGGATAAGTGTGAACAGGTGAGTGACGTGCGAGCACAGCTGAAGTTCTTTGAGCAGCTGGAtcagatggagaaacagaggaaggaggagcaggagagagagatcctgATGAAGGCAGCTAAG TCTCGATCACGACAAGAGGACCCAGAGCAGCTTCGGCTTAAACAGAAGGCTAAAGAG aTGCAGCAGCAGGAACTGAATCAGATCAGGCAGAAGGAGGCCAACATGACGGCCCTGGCAGCCATCGGCCCCAGGAAGAAAAGGAAAATGAACTCCCCTGTCAGCGGAACCGGGGCTGAG gacaatgacccaacacacatccagactgggtaa